A single Anopheles arabiensis isolate DONGOLA chromosome 2, AaraD3, whole genome shotgun sequence DNA region contains:
- the LOC120894584 gene encoding uncharacterized protein LOC120894584 has translation MVAILKHISGTSSSSSIGRSNSSSSTLAQVVASITALLLVMVVVVPLPTAHGIDCFKCVSMNGANKACDDPFHNNYSAAILESPCMGGRKGRDGLFPATSCIKIAGYYDDTGETITVRGCALDSGTLTTDTEIIRMSHCGRFYYDDRYVHGCLQSCNDADACNAAQPSARSCSPTLPLVVVIVALGTALFGTVTIPPQPSGWLRTVNGS, from the exons ATGGTGGCCATATTAAAACATATCAGcggcacaagcagcagcagcagcatcggcaggagcaacagcagcagcagcaccttgGCGCAGGTAGTCGCATCCATCaccgcgctgctgctggtaatgGTCGTGGTGGTTCCGCTTCCGACGG CGCACGGTATCGATTGCTTTAAGTGCGTTTCAATGAACGGTGCCAATAAGGCGTGCGATGATCCGTTCCACAACAACTACTCGGCGGCGATCCTGGAGTCACCGTGCATGGGCGGCCGCAAGGGCCGGGATGGGCTGTTTCCGGCCACGTCCTGCATCAAAATTGCCGGCTATTATG ATGACACCGGCGAAACGATCACCGTTCGTGGATGCGCCCTGGACAGTGGCACCCTGACGACGGATACCGAAATAATTCGCATGTCACACTGCGGACGGTTCTACTACGACGATAG ATACGTGCACGGATGCCTGCAGAGCTGCAACGATGCGGACGCCTGTAATGCTGCCCAGCCATCGGCAAGGTCCTGCTCGCCCACCCTGCCACTGGTCGTGGTGATCGTTGCCCTCGGTACGGCACTGTTCGGGACAGTGACCATTCCACCCCAACCGTCCGGATGGCTTCGTACCGTCAACGGAAGCTAA